From the genome of Glycine max cultivar Williams 82 chromosome 2, Glycine_max_v4.0, whole genome shotgun sequence, one region includes:
- the LOC100814111 gene encoding beta-galactosidase 3 — translation METTSFSKLFFFFSFLVLCSHVARASVTYDRKALLINGQRRILFSGSIHYPRSTPDMWEDLILKAKEGGIDVVETYVFWNVHEPSPGNYNFEGRYDLVRFVKTIQKAGLYAHLRIGPYVCAEWNFGGFPVWLKYVPGISFRTDNEPFKRAMQGFTEKIVGMMKSERLFESQGGPIILSQIENEYGAQSKLQGAAGQNYVNWAAKMAVEMGTGVPWVMCKEDDAPDPVINTCNGFYCDKFTPNRPYKPMIWTEAWSGWFTEFGGPIHKRPVQDLAFAAARFIIRGGSFVNYYMYHGGTNFGRTAGGPFIATSYDYDAPLDEYGLIRQPKYGHLKELHRAIKMCERALVSTDPIVTSLGEFQQAHVYTTESGDCAAFLSNYDSKSSARVMFNNMHYSLPPWSVSILPDCRNVVFNTAKVGVQTSQMQMLPTNTQLFSWESFDEDIYSVDESSAITAPGLLEQINVTKDASDYLWYITSVDIGSSESFLRGGELPTLIVQSTGHAVHVFINGQLSGSAFGTREYRRFTYTGKVNLLAGINRIALLSVAIGLPNVGEHFESWSTGILGPVALHGLDKGKWDLSGQKWTYQVGLKGEAMDLASPNGISSVAWMQSAIVVQRNQPLTWHKTYFDAPEGDEPLALDMEGMGKGQIWINGQSIGRYWTAFATGNCNDCNYAGSFRPPKCQLGCGQPTQRWYHVPRSWLKTTQNLLVIFEELGGNPSKISLVKRSVSSVCADVSEYHPNIKNWHIESYGKSEEFRPPKVHLHCSPGQTISSIKFASFGTPLGTCGNYEQGACHSPASYVILEKRCIGKPRCTVTVSNSNFGQDPCPKVLKRLSVEAVCAPTTTNWRG, via the exons ATGGAAACAACCTCGTTTTCCAaattgttcttcttcttttcctttttggttttgTGTTCTCATGTTGCTCGTGCTTCTGTTACCTACGACAGAAAGGCCCTTCTCATCAATGGACAGAGGAGAATCCTCTTCTCCGGCTCCATACATTACCCCAGAAGCACCCCTGAT ATGTGGGAGGATCTGATTCTGAAGGCCAAAGAAGGAGGGATTGATGTGGTTGAAACCTACGTCTTCTGGAACGTTCATGAGCCTTCTCCTGGCAAT TACAATTTCGAAGGGAGGTATGATCTGGTGAGATTCGTGAAGACAATACAGAAAGCAGGGCTCTATGCTCATCTCCGCATTGGACCTTATGTCTGTGCAGAATGGAATTTCGG TGGATTTCCTGTTTGGCTTAAGTATGTTCCGGGGATAAGCTTTAGAACAGACAATGAACCtttcaag AGGGCGATGCAAGGGTTCACTGAGAAGATTGTGGGAATGATGAAGAGTGAGCGGCTATTTGAGTCTCAGGGTGGCCCCATCATACTCTCTCAG ATTGAGAATGAATATGGGGCACAGAGTAAGTTGCAAGGAGCTGCTGGTCAAAACTATGTGAATTGGGCTGCAAAAATGGCTGTGGAAATGGGAACTGGGGTCCCTTGGGTGATGTGCAAGGAAGACGACGCACCAGATCCAGTG ATAAACacctgcaatggcttctatTGTGATAAATTTACTCCAAATAGACCCTATAAGCCTATGATTTGGACAGAGGCTTGGAGTGGCtg GTTTACAGAATTTGGAGGTCCAATTCACAAAAGACCTGTCCAGGATTTGGCATTTGCAGCTGCTAGATTTATAATAAGAGGAGGGTCCTTTGTAAACTACTACATG TATCATGGAGGAACTAATTTTGGACGAACAGCTGGAGGCCCTTTCATCGCTACCAGCTATGACTATGATGCTCCACTGGATGAATATG GTTTGATTAGGCAACCAAAATATGGTCATCTTAAAGAGCTTCATAGGGCTATCAAGATGTGTGAGCGAGCTTTGGTTTCAACTGACCCAATTGTTACTTCATTAGGGGAATTCCAGCAG GCTCATGTATACACTACGGAATCTGGAGATTGTGCTGCTTTTCTCTCCAACTATGACTCAAAATCCTCTGCTAGAGTGATGTTCAACAATATGCACTATAGCTTGCCTCCTTGGTCAGTCAGCATCCTCCCAGACTGCAGAAATGTTGTCTTCAACACAGCAAAA GTTGGAGTGCAAACATCTCAGATGCAAATGTTGCCAACAAATACTCAGTTGTTCTCATGGGAAAGTTTTGATGAAGATATTTATTCTGTGGATGAAAGCTCAGCAATTACTGCTCCTGGTCTCCTGGAACAGATAAATGTAACAAAGGATGCAAGTGATTATCTTTGGTATATAACTAG CGTTGATATAGGTTCGTCTGAATCCTTTCTACGTGGAGGTGAACTCCCCACTCTCATTGTTCAGTCTACAGGCCATGCTGTGCATGTATTCATCAATGGTCAACTTTCTG GTTCTGCCTTTGGAACAAGGGAGTATAGGAGATTCACATATACTGGCAAGGTAAACCTTCTTGCTGGAATAAACAGAATCGCTCTGCTCAGTGTAGCCATTGGACTTCCT AACGTGGGAGAACACTTTGAGTCATGGAGCACAGGAATCCTTGGTCCAGTTGCACTCCATGGACTTGACAAGGGAAAATGGGACTTGTCAGGGCAGAAATGGACTTATCAG GTTGGATTGAAAGGAGAAGCCATGGATCTTGCCTCTCCAAATGGTATCTCTAGTGTTGCGTGGATGCAGTCAGCAATAGTTGTTCAAAGAAATCAACCATTGACATGGCACAAG ACTTATTTTGATGCTCCCGAAGGAGATGAACCATTGGCATTGGATATGGAGGGTATGGGCAAAGGTCAAATATGGATCAATGGACAGAGTATTGGAAGATACTGGACTgcttttgctactggtaattgcAATGACTGTAACTATGCTGGCTCATTTAGACCTCCAAAGTGCCAACTTGGTTGTGGTCAACCAACCCAGAGATG GTACCACGTTCCTCGATCTTGGTTGAAGACAACTCAAAATCTTTTGGTTATCTTTGAGGAACTTGGGGGGAATCCTTCAAAAATTTCACTTGTGAAGAGATCAGTAAGCAGTGTCTGTGCTGATGTGTCAGAGTACCACCCAAATATTAAGAACTGGCACATTGAGAGCTACGGTAAGTCCGAAGAGTTCCGTCCACCGAAGGTTCACTTGCATTGCAGCCCTGGCCAGACCATCTCTTCCATTAAATTTGCCAGCTTTGGAACTCCTTTGGGTACTTGTGGGAACTATGAACAAGGAGCTTGCCATTCCCCAGCATCCTATGTCATATTAGAGAAG AGATGTATAGGAAAACCAAGATGCACAGTCACCGTATCAAACAGCAACTTCGGGCAAGACCCGTGTCCAAAGGTGTTGAAGCGGTTATCAGTTGAAGCAGTTTGTGCTCCAACCACTACAAATTGGAGGGGTTGA